A region of the Paracoccus pantotrophus genome:
CAGGTCCATCAGCTGCTGCGAGTTCCAGCGGAAGGGATGCGAATTGCGCCAGCGGAAGCCGCGGATCTGCCCGCGCGAGCCGGGATTGCGGGCCAGCGCCTTGGCCACCCGGAAGGACGCAACCGCCGCGGTCAGGTTATTGTGCCAGGGGCAGGCATAGGTGTTGTATTCCTCGACGTTGAAGCGCAGGTCCGGCAAGAGCCGCAACCCCGGCTGGCTGCGAAACAGCGCGATGCGGTCGATGCGGCGGCGGTCGGCGGGCAGGTGCTCCTCGAATCGCCAGCGCAGCCCGCCGTGGAAATCCAGTTGCCGTTCCTTGTGGCGCCCCTCGCGATCCATGCGGCCAAGCGCGTAATAGCCGGTGCGGTCGAACATCGCCTCGTCCAGGCTGACCGCATCGGGGAAACGCTCCAGGTCCGGGGCATAGAGATCGATGACATAGGTCAGCATCGCCCGCCGGCGTTCCTCGGCGTGAAAGGCCAGCATCTCGCCCACGCTGCGGCTTTCCGAGAAGGGATAGAACAGGAACTCGGCATTATAGCCGTAGTAAAGCCAGGTATCGGCGGGCGCCGCCGCGATCACCGCATTGACCGCTTCGACCGCCGCCTGGCCGCGGCGCGCATCGTGGCGCAGGTTGAGGATCCGTTCCGCGCCTTCCCTGGGCAGGACATGGGCGGGCAGCGGCTCGGGCGACAGCGCCAGGATCAGCCGGAACCCGGCGGCTAGGTGATGCGCCAGCGTCCTTTGCACCGCTGCCTGGTCCTCGATCAGCAAAAGCGCGACCGGCCCCTTGTCCAGCCGGCCGCGCGGCGCCGTCAGGAAATCCTCCAGGCTGGGAAAGCTCATGGCAGGGCAGCCTTGATCTGCGCCAGCACCTGCGCCAGCGCCGCCGGGTCCAGCGTCGTCCGCTCCAGCTGGGCCAGGAGTTCGGCCTTGTGCTCGGGCGTCAGCGCCGAGCCCTCGATCATGGCGCGCACCTTGGCGGCATCGAAGCCCTGCGGGGTCAGGGCGGCGTCGATCTGGACCGCTTCGCCCGCCGCCGCGCCGGCTTCGCGCGTGGCGCTGGCGGCCTCGCGTGCGGCGGTGCTGGCGGCGATGGCGGCGGCCTCGGCCTGTTCGGGGGTGGCATTGGCTCGGGCCGCGGCGTCGGCGGCGCGGTCGGCGGCGGCTATGGCCGCCTCGGCCGCCGCTTCGGCCTGGTCCGCGGCCGTACCTGCCGCGCCGACCGCCGCCTGTCCGGCCGAGGCCGAGGCTTCGGCCGCCGCATCCGCCGCGACGGCTGCCGCATCGGCCGCGGCATCGGCTGCGGCATTGGCGCCTTGCTGGGCGGCGGTCGGGGCGGCGGCGGGGGGCTCGGCCGGTGGAGGCGGCGCATTGCCAGCCAGCCGGGCCAGCGGATCGCCGCCGCTCCCCAGCCACAACCCGCCGAACGCAAGGGCAAGAATCACGATCACGGCCAGGAATTTCTGCATCGGTTTCTCCGTCAGGGCTGCGGCGGGTCGGCTCTTCTATGCCATGCTGCGGCAAGCGGGGAAAGCGTTCCGGCGACAGCAGCACGGCAGCGGCGCCGGCCACCATGGGAAAGCGCGCAGAACACCGGCCAAACCTTGGCGCGCGCAACCGAATCCGGTTGAAAATCCGCCTGCGCAGGACTATTTAACCGCCCGGAACCCCCGGCAATACAAGGAAGACAGCCATAGCCCGCAGACCGCATAACGCTCCGCCCACCCGTGACACCGGCCCCCGCGTCAACGAGCGCATCCGAGTCGCCGAAATCCGCCTGATCGGTCCCGAAGGCGAAAATATCGGCGTCGTGACACCCGCCCGCGGTCTGGAGCTTGCACAGGAAGCCGGGCTGGATCTTGTCGAGATCTCGCCGAATGCCACGCCCCCGGTCTGCAAGATCATGGACCTGGGCAAGTTCAAGTATGAACAGCAAAAGCGCGAGGCCGAGGCCCGCAAGAAGCAGAAGATCATCGAGATCAAGGAGATCAAGTTCCGTCCCGGAACCGATACCCATGATTACGACGTCAAGATGCGCTCGGTCATGAAGTTCCTGGCCGAGGGCGACAAGGTCAAGATCACCCTGCGCTTCCGCGGCCGCGAGATGGCCCACCAGCAGCTTGGGGTCGAGCTTCTGAACCGCGTCGCCGCCGATGTCGGCGAGGCGGGCAAGGTCGAATCCATGCCCAAGCTGGAAGGGCGCCAGATGGTCATGATGATCTCGCCGAAATAAGGGGCTTTGGGAATGGCGGCCGAGGTGACGATTCTGGTTCTGCGCGAACCGGGCGCCGATCCGGCGCTGCCGCTGCCCGAATACCAGACCCGCGGCTCGGCCGGCGCCGACCTGCGGGCCGAGCTGGGCGGGGGCGAGCTGCTGCTCGAACCCGGCCAGATCCGCCTGGTGCCCACCGGGCTGCGCGTGCAGATCCCCGAGGGCTACGAGATGCAGATCCGCCCCCGCTCCAGCCTGGCGCTGAAGCATGGGGTGACGCTGCCCAACACGCCTGGCACCATCGACAGCGACTATCGCGGGCCGCTGGGGGTGATCATGATCAACCTGGGCCCGCAGCCCTATGCGATCCGTCACGGCGAGCGCATCGCCCAGGCGGTGATCGCCC
Encoded here:
- a CDS encoding glycosyltransferase family 2 protein gives rise to the protein MSFPSLEDFLTAPRGRLDKGPVALLLIEDQAAVQRTLAHHLAAGFRLILALSPEPLPAHVLPREGAERILNLRHDARRGQAAVEAVNAVIAAAPADTWLYYGYNAEFLFYPFSESRSVGEMLAFHAEERRRAMLTYVIDLYAPDLERFPDAVSLDEAMFDRTGYYALGRMDREGRHKERQLDFHGGLRWRFEEHLPADRRRIDRIALFRSQPGLRLLPDLRFNVEEYNTYACPWHNNLTAAVASFRVAKALARNPGSRGQIRGFRWRNSHPFRWNSQQLMDLGLMEPGQWF
- the infC gene encoding translation initiation factor IF-3 encodes the protein MGPEGENIGVVTPARGLELAQEAGLDLVEISPNATPPVCKIMDLGKFKYEQQKREAEARKKQKIIEIKEIKFRPGTDTHDYDVKMRSVMKFLAEGDKVKITLRFRGREMAHQQLGVELLNRVAADVGEAGKVESMPKLEGRQMVMMISPK
- the dut gene encoding dUTP diphosphatase, encoding MAAEVTILVLREPGADPALPLPEYQTRGSAGADLRAELGGGELLLEPGQIRLVPTGLRVQIPEGYEMQIRPRSSLALKHGVTLPNTPGTIDSDYRGPLGVIMINLGPQPYAIRHGERIAQAVIAPVTRAAYVMAEALEQTARGEGGFGSTGRG